Within Gemmatimonadota bacterium, the genomic segment TTTCTTCCCCTGCTTCATCTCTACGATTTCTTCGGTAGGGATGAGGATCTCGCCGATCTTCTCTTCCAATCCTTCCCGGACCTTGAGTTTCTCCAGGTGGGTCTTCACCTTGTTCTCGTGACCCGAGTAGGTATGAATCACGTACCAGCGCTTGTCCATTGATCACCTCATCATAGGTCGCTACGCGTCAGGCCCCGAGCAGACGGCTCAGAATGATGGACAGGATGAAGTCGATCACGCCGGTGAAGGCGGCCAGGATGAGCGTGATGATGATGACCACGGTCGTCGAACCGATCAGCTCGTTCCGGCTCGGCCAGCTCACCTTGGAGAGCTCCGTCCTCACTTCCCTCAGAAAGTCTACCGTTCGTTCGTACATGATCCCTGCTTCGTGCCGTTGCGCCGGCCCGGGCCGTTCTCTCCC encodes:
- the secE gene encoding preprotein translocase subunit SecE; protein product: MYERTVDFLREVRTELSKVSWPSRNELIGSTTVVIIITLILAAFTGVIDFILSIILSRLLGA